Proteins encoded together in one Lathyrus oleraceus cultivar Zhongwan6 chromosome 5, CAAS_Psat_ZW6_1.0, whole genome shotgun sequence window:
- the LOC127082988 gene encoding eugenol synthase 1, with translation MEGKKNKILVFGGTGYIGKYMVKASISLGYPTFVYTRPINTKTPSSKIQLCDEFNSLGVTLVEGELEHDRILKVIKQVDIVICTFPYPLVMEQLKIIDAIKVAGNIKRFLPSDFGVEEDKVHPLPPFQVFLDKKIKIRREIEAARIPYTFVSANCFGAYFVNFLLRPYESNKDIVVYGNGETKAILNYEEDVAIYTIKVANDPRAHNRIVVYRPSKNIITQNELILLWKNKTDQNFNKVFVPEEDIIKLSQNLPPPEDIPVSILHSIFVKGDLMNFELGEDDLEASKLYPDYNYTSIDKLLDKFLVDPPPPASASFQ, from the exons ATGGAGGGTAAGAAGAATAAGATTCTTGTATTTGGTGGAACTGGTTACATAGGAAAGTATATGGTGAAAGCAAGCATTTCTTTAGGTTATCCAACTTTTGTGTATACTCGACCTATTAATACAAAAACTCCTTCCTCTAAGATACAACTTTGCGACGAATTTAATTCCTTGGGAGTAACACTTGTGGAG GGAGAACTTGAGCATGATCGGATATTGAAAGTGATTAAGCAAGTAGACATTGTGATATGTACCTTTCCATATCCTCTAGTAATGGAGCAACTCAAAATTATAGATGCTATCAAAGTTGCTGGCAATATCAAG AGGTTCCTTCCATCAGACTTTGGTGTTGAAGAAGATAAAGTTCATCCTCTTCCTCCATTTCAAGTTTTTCTTgataagaaaataaaaattagaaGAGAAATTGAAGCGGCTAGAATCCCTTATACTTTTGTCTCTGCAAATTGTTTTGGTGCATATTTTGTGAATTTCTTGCTCCGTCCATACGAAAGCAATAAAGATATTGTTGTCTATGGCAATGGTGAAACCAAAG CTATATTAAATTATGAAGAAGATGTCGCTATATATACTATTAAAGTAGCCAATGATCCAAGAGCACACAATCGAATAGTGGTGTATAGACCTTCGAAGAATATCATAACACAAAATGAGTTGATATTATTATGGAAGAACAAAACTGATCAGAACTTTAACAAAGTTTTTGTTCCTGAGGAAGATATTATCAAGCTTTCACAAA ATTTGCCCCCTCCAGAAGATATACCAGTTTCCATTCTTCATAGTATATTTGTTAAAGGGGATCTTATGAACTTTGAGCTTGGTGAAGATGACCTTGAAGCTTCAAAACTATATCCGGATTATAACTACACATCTATTGATAAACTTCTCGATAAGTTTCTTGTGGATCCTCCACCTCCTGCATCTGCTTCTTTTCAATGA
- the LOC127086022 gene encoding eugenol synthase 1, whose amino-acid sequence MEGKKNKILVFGGTGYIGKYIVKASISLGYPTFVYTQPINAKTPSSKIQLCSEFNSLGVTLVEGEFEHDQILKVIKQVDIVICTFPYPLVMEQLKIINAIKVAGNIKRFLPSDFGVEEDKVHPLPPFQAFLDKKIKIRREIEAARIPYTFVSANCFGAYFVNFLLRPHEKNKDIAVYGNGETKAILNYEEDIAMYTIKVANDPRAHNRIVVYRPSKNIITENELILLWKNKTGQNFNKVFIPEEDIIKLSQNLPPPEDIPVSILHSIFVKGDLMNFELGEDDLEASKLYPDYNYTSIDQLLDKFLVDPPPPASAAFQ is encoded by the exons atggaGGGTAAGAAGAATAAGATTCTTGTATTTGGTGGAACTGGTTACATTGGAAAGTATATCGTGAAAGCAAGTATCTCTTTAGGTTATCCAACTTTTGTGTATACTCAACCTATTAATGCAAAAACTCCTTCCTCTAAGATACAACTTTGCAGCGAATTTAATTCCTTGGGAGTAACACTTGTGGAG GGAGAATTTGAGCATGACCAGATATTGAAAGTGATTAAGCAAGTAGACATTGTGATATGTACCTTTCCATATCCTCTAGTGATGGAGCAACTCAAAATTATAAATGCTATCAAAGTTGCTGGCAATATCAAG AGATTCCTTCCTTCAGACTTTGGTGTTGAAGAAGATAAAGTTCATCCTCTTCCTCCATTCCAAGCTTTTCTTgataagaaaataaaaatcagaagAGAAATTGAAGCAGCGAGAATCCCTTATACTTTTGTTTCCGCAAATTGTTTTGGTGCATATTTTGTGAATTTCTTGCTTCGTCCACACGAAAAGAATAAAGATATTGCTGTCTATGGCAATGGTGAAACCAAAG CTATACTAAATTATGAAGAAGATATTGCTATGTATACTATTAAAGTGGCCAATGATCCAAGAGCACACAATCGAATAGTGGTGTATAGACCTTCAAAGAATATCATAACAGAAAATGAGTTGATATTATTATGGAAGAACAAAACTGGTCAGAACTTTAACAAAGTTTTTATTCCTGAGGAAGATATTATCAAGCTTTCACAAA ATTTGCCCCCTCCAGAAGATATACCAGTTTCTATTCTTCATAGTATATTTGTTAAAGGGGATCTTATGAATTTTGAGCTTGGTGAAGATGATCTTGAAGCTTCAAAACTATATCCGGATTATAACTATACATCAATTGATCAACTTCTCGATAAGTTTCTTGTTGATCCTCCACCTCCTGCATCTGCTGCTTTTCAATGA